Proteins from a single region of Trichoplusia ni isolate ovarian cell line Hi5 chromosome 3, tn1, whole genome shotgun sequence:
- the LOC113508873 gene encoding catenin alpha isoform X3, whose protein sequence is MATMTDQYGTTGTLTLKWDPRNLEIRTMSVERTLEPLVLQVTTLVNSKDRDAKKKRPGKSKRASALVATVERATEIFIERGQTIAYENPEITQQMLTAVEEVRKAGAGMSLAAREFSEEPCASSVRSGMVRAARALLSAVTRLLILADMVDVHLLLNKLNTVENDLEQLKAASSQSELAESARQLTRSAAELAAQAARRQRELREPRVRDTLAAARAVLKKHSTMLLTASKVYVRHPELAAAKANRDYVLRAVCSAVDSISCVAKGQPVPVAGGNRPVEGPGELAQALDDFDERMVMEPLSYSELRTRPSLEERLESIISGAALMADSSCTRDERRERIVAECNAVRQALQDLLHEYMANTGKPEQSAGLERAIENMCRKTRDLRRQLRKAVVDHVSDSFLETNVPLLVLMEAARNGNEKEVEEYALVFTEHANKLVEVANLVCSMSNNEDGVKMVRHAAEHIESLCPQVINSALVLAARSRSRVAQENAAAFARAWEAAVKLLTDAVDDITTIDDFLAVSENHILEDVNKCVVALQEGDPDSLERTAGAIRGRAARVCSVVAQEMDNYEPCIYTKRVLEAVTVLRDQVMSKFGVRVDAAVSALGGGAGAALDENDFIDASRLVYDAVREIRRAVLMNRTSEDLDTDTEFEPVEDMTMETRSRSSAHTGEHGVDEYPDISGITNAREAMRKMTEEDKRKILQQVELFRREKMTFDNEVAKWDDAGNDIIMLAKHMCMIMLEMTDFTRGRGPLKTTMDVINAAKKISEAGTKLDKLTREIAEQCPESSTKQDLLAYLQRIALYCHQIQITSKVKADVQNISGELIVSGLDSATSLIQAAKNLMNAVVLTVKASYVASTKYTRQGTIASPIVVWRMKAPEKKPLIRPEKPEEVRAKVRRGSQKKQPSPIHALAEFQSPAESV, encoded by the exons ATGGCGACCATGACGGACCAGTACGGTACAACTGGGACCCTGACCCTCAAGTGGGACCCTCGGAACCTGGAGATCCGCACCATGTCAGTGGAAAGGACCCTGGAGCCGCTCGTGCTGCAGGTCACCACGCTGGTGAACAGCAAGGATCGGGACGCTAAGAAGAAGAGGC CCGGCAAGTCCAAGCGCGCGAGTGCCCTCGTAGCTACGGTGGAGCGAGCTACGGAGATCTTCATCGAACGCGGTCAGACCATCGCCTACGAGAACCCGGAGATCACACAACAGATGCTCACGGCTGTAGAGGAAGTCAGGAAGGCGG GCGCGGGCATGTCCCTGGCCGCGCGCGAGTTCTCCGAGGAGCCCTGCGCGTCGTCCGTCCGCTCGGGCATGGTGcgggccgcgcgcgcgctgctgTCCGCCGTCACCAGGCTGCTCATCCTCGCGGACATGGTGGACGTGCATCTGCTGCTCAACAAGCTCAACACGGTCGAGAACGACCTGGAGCAGCTGAAGGCGGCGTCCTCGCAGTCGGAGCTGGCGGAGTCCGCCCGCCAGCTGACGCGCTCCGCCGCGGAGCTGGCGGCGCAGGCGGCGCGGCGCCAGCGCGAGCTGCGCGAGCCGCGCGTGCGGGACACGCTGGCCGCCGCCAGGGCCGTGCTCAAGAAGCACTCCACCATGCTGCTCACGGCCTCCAAG GTGTACGTCCGCCACCCGGAGCTGGCGGCCGCCAAGGCCAACCGCGACTACGTGTTGCGCGCAGTCTGCTCCGCCGTCGACAGCATCTCCTGCGTGGCCAAGGGACAGCCTGTTCCTGTCGCTG GTGGTAATCGTCCCGTGGAAGGTCCCGGGGAGCTCGCACAGGCACTGGATGACTTTGAT GAACGCATGGTGATGGAGCCGCTGTCGTACTCGGAGCTGCGCACGAGACCCTCACTGGAGGAGCGCCTGGAGTCCATCATCTCGGGGGCCGCGCTCATGGCCGACAGCTCCTGCACCAG gGATGAACGTCGCGAACGCATCGTGGCTGAATGTAACGCTGTGAGGCAAGCTCTGCAGGATCTGTTGCACGAGTACATGGCTAAT ACCGGCAAACCGGAACAGTCTGCGGGCCTGGAGCGAGCTATAGAGAACATGTGCAGGAAGACCAGGGACCTGCGCAGGCAGCTGAGGAAGGCCGTCGTCGACCACGTGTCCGACAG TTTCTTGGAGACCAACGTTCCCCTGCTGGTGTTGATGGAGGCAGCTCGCAACGGTAACGAGAAAGAAGTAGAAGAATACGCGCTGGTCTTCACCGAACATGCTAATAAACTGGTCGAG GTAGCGAACCTGGTGTGTTCGATGTCTAACAATGAGGATGGCGTTAAGATGGTGCGACACGCCGCCGAACATATCGAGTCGCTGTGTCCGCAG GTGATAAACTCCGCGCTAGTGCTAGCGGCGCGCTCCCGCTCGCGCGTGGCGCAGGAGAACGCGGCCGCCTTCGCGCGCGCCTGGGAGGCCGCCGTCAAGCTGCTCACCGACGCTGTGGACGATATCACCACCATCGATGACTTCCTCGCTGTTAGCG AGAACCACATCCTGGAGGACGTGAACAAGTGCGTGGTGGCGCTGCAGGAGGGCGACCCCGACTCGCTCGAGAGGACCGCCGGCGCCATCCGGGGCAGGGCCGCCAG GGTCTGTTCCGTGGTCGCGCAGGAGATGGACAACTACGAGCCCTGCATCTACACCAAGCGGGTCCTGGAAGCTGTCACCGTGTTGCGAGACCAAG TGATGTCGAAATTCGGTGTCCGCGTCGACGCGGCCGTGTCTGCGCTGGGaggcggcgcaggcgcagctcTCGACGAGAACGACTTCATCGACGCCAGTCGGCTGGTGTACGACGCTGTGAGGGAGATACGCAGGGCTGTGCTCATGAACAGG ACGAGCGAGGACCTCGATACCGACACGGAATTCGAACCCGTCGAAGATATGACCATGGAGACTAGGAGCCGAT CGAGCGCTCACACCGGTGAACATGGTGTTGATGAATACCCGGACATCAGTGGAATTACAAACGCCAGA GAAGCCATGCGTAAGATGACAGAAGAAGACAAACGCAAGATCCTCCAGCAAGTGGAATTGTTCCGAAGGGAGAAGATGACCTTCGACAACGAAGTGGCCAAGTGGGATGATGCTGGCAATGACATCATCATGCTAGCCAAGCATATGTGCATGATCATGCTTGAGATGACTGACTTCACAAG AGGCCGCGGCCCCCTCAAGACCACCATGGATGTCATCAACGCCGCCAAGAAGATCTCCGAGGCTGGCACCAAGCTTGACAAACTGACGAGAGAGATCGCTGAACAG TGCCCTGAGTCCTCGACCAAGCAGGACCTCCTGGCCTACCTTCAACGCATCGCTCTCTACTGCCACCAGATCCAGATCACCAGCAAGGTCAAGGCCGACGTCCAGAACATATCCGGCGAGCTCATCGTGAGCGGG TTGGACAGTGCGACCTCCCTCATCCAAGCTGCTAAGAACCTCATGAACGCTGTTGTGTTGACCGTTAAAGCTTCCTACGTGGCCTCGACCAAGTACACGCGACAGGGCACCATCGCG
- the LOC113508873 gene encoding catenin alpha isoform X1, whose amino-acid sequence MATMTDQYGTTGTLTLKWDPRNLEIRTMSVERTLEPLVLQVTTLVNSKDRDAKKKRPGKSKRASALVATVERATEIFIERGQTIAYENPEITQQMLTAVEEVRKAGAGMSLAAREFSEEPCASSVRSGMVRAARALLSAVTRLLILADMVDVHLLLNKLNTVENDLEQLKAASSQSELAESARQLTRSAAELAAQAARRQRELREPRVRDTLAAARAVLKKHSTMLLTASKVYVRHPELAAAKANRDYVLRAVCSAVDSISCVAKGQPVPVAGGNRPVEGPGELAQALDDFDERMVMEPLSYSELRTRPSLEERLESIISGAALMADSSCTRDERRERIVAECNAVRQALQDLLHEYMANQTGKPEQSAGLERAIENMCRKTRDLRRQLRKAVVDHVSDSFLETNVPLLVLMEAARNGNEKEVEEYALVFTEHANKLVEVANLVCSMSNNEDGVKMVRHAAEHIESLCPQVINSALVLAARSRSRVAQENAAAFARAWEAAVKLLTDAVDDITTIDDFLAVSENHILEDVNKCVVALQEGDPDSLERTAGAIRGRAARVCSVVAQEMDNYEPCIYTKRVLEAVTVLRDQVMSKFGVRVDAAVSALGGGAGAALDENDFIDASRLVYDAVREIRRAVLMNRDEEELDPEDVELDEHYTLETRSKSSAHTGEHGVDEYPDISGITNAREAMRKMTEEDKRKILQQVELFRREKMTFDNEVAKWDDAGNDIIMLAKHMCMIMLEMTDFTRGRGPLKTTMDVINAAKKISEAGTKLDKLTREIAEQCPESSTKQDLLAYLQRIALYCHQIQITSKVKADVQNISGELIVSGNSQTQSESALVVSGLDSATSLIQAAKNLMNAVVLTVKASYVASTKYTRQGTIASPIVVWRMKAPEKKPLIRPEKPEEVRAKVRRGSQKKQPSPIHALAEFQSPAESV is encoded by the exons ATGGCGACCATGACGGACCAGTACGGTACAACTGGGACCCTGACCCTCAAGTGGGACCCTCGGAACCTGGAGATCCGCACCATGTCAGTGGAAAGGACCCTGGAGCCGCTCGTGCTGCAGGTCACCACGCTGGTGAACAGCAAGGATCGGGACGCTAAGAAGAAGAGGC CCGGCAAGTCCAAGCGCGCGAGTGCCCTCGTAGCTACGGTGGAGCGAGCTACGGAGATCTTCATCGAACGCGGTCAGACCATCGCCTACGAGAACCCGGAGATCACACAACAGATGCTCACGGCTGTAGAGGAAGTCAGGAAGGCGG GCGCGGGCATGTCCCTGGCCGCGCGCGAGTTCTCCGAGGAGCCCTGCGCGTCGTCCGTCCGCTCGGGCATGGTGcgggccgcgcgcgcgctgctgTCCGCCGTCACCAGGCTGCTCATCCTCGCGGACATGGTGGACGTGCATCTGCTGCTCAACAAGCTCAACACGGTCGAGAACGACCTGGAGCAGCTGAAGGCGGCGTCCTCGCAGTCGGAGCTGGCGGAGTCCGCCCGCCAGCTGACGCGCTCCGCCGCGGAGCTGGCGGCGCAGGCGGCGCGGCGCCAGCGCGAGCTGCGCGAGCCGCGCGTGCGGGACACGCTGGCCGCCGCCAGGGCCGTGCTCAAGAAGCACTCCACCATGCTGCTCACGGCCTCCAAG GTGTACGTCCGCCACCCGGAGCTGGCGGCCGCCAAGGCCAACCGCGACTACGTGTTGCGCGCAGTCTGCTCCGCCGTCGACAGCATCTCCTGCGTGGCCAAGGGACAGCCTGTTCCTGTCGCTG GTGGTAATCGTCCCGTGGAAGGTCCCGGGGAGCTCGCACAGGCACTGGATGACTTTGAT GAACGCATGGTGATGGAGCCGCTGTCGTACTCGGAGCTGCGCACGAGACCCTCACTGGAGGAGCGCCTGGAGTCCATCATCTCGGGGGCCGCGCTCATGGCCGACAGCTCCTGCACCAG gGATGAACGTCGCGAACGCATCGTGGCTGAATGTAACGCTGTGAGGCAAGCTCTGCAGGATCTGTTGCACGAGTACATGGCTAAT CAGACCGGCAAACCGGAACAGTCTGCGGGCCTGGAGCGAGCTATAGAGAACATGTGCAGGAAGACCAGGGACCTGCGCAGGCAGCTGAGGAAGGCCGTCGTCGACCACGTGTCCGACAG TTTCTTGGAGACCAACGTTCCCCTGCTGGTGTTGATGGAGGCAGCTCGCAACGGTAACGAGAAAGAAGTAGAAGAATACGCGCTGGTCTTCACCGAACATGCTAATAAACTGGTCGAG GTAGCGAACCTGGTGTGTTCGATGTCTAACAATGAGGATGGCGTTAAGATGGTGCGACACGCCGCCGAACATATCGAGTCGCTGTGTCCGCAG GTGATAAACTCCGCGCTAGTGCTAGCGGCGCGCTCCCGCTCGCGCGTGGCGCAGGAGAACGCGGCCGCCTTCGCGCGCGCCTGGGAGGCCGCCGTCAAGCTGCTCACCGACGCTGTGGACGATATCACCACCATCGATGACTTCCTCGCTGTTAGCG AGAACCACATCCTGGAGGACGTGAACAAGTGCGTGGTGGCGCTGCAGGAGGGCGACCCCGACTCGCTCGAGAGGACCGCCGGCGCCATCCGGGGCAGGGCCGCCAG GGTCTGTTCCGTGGTCGCGCAGGAGATGGACAACTACGAGCCCTGCATCTACACCAAGCGGGTCCTGGAAGCTGTCACCGTGTTGCGAGACCAAG TGATGTCGAAATTCGGTGTCCGCGTCGACGCGGCCGTGTCTGCGCTGGGaggcggcgcaggcgcagctcTCGACGAGAACGACTTCATCGACGCCAGTCGGCTGGTGTACGACGCTGTGAGGGAGATACGCAGGGCTGTGCTCATGAACAGG GACGAGGAGGAATTAGACCCGGAGGATGTTGAACTGGACGAGCACTACACGCTGGAGACACGCAGCAAAT CGAGCGCTCACACCGGTGAACATGGTGTTGATGAATACCCGGACATCAGTGGAATTACAAACGCCAGA GAAGCCATGCGTAAGATGACAGAAGAAGACAAACGCAAGATCCTCCAGCAAGTGGAATTGTTCCGAAGGGAGAAGATGACCTTCGACAACGAAGTGGCCAAGTGGGATGATGCTGGCAATGACATCATCATGCTAGCCAAGCATATGTGCATGATCATGCTTGAGATGACTGACTTCACAAG AGGCCGCGGCCCCCTCAAGACCACCATGGATGTCATCAACGCCGCCAAGAAGATCTCCGAGGCTGGCACCAAGCTTGACAAACTGACGAGAGAGATCGCTGAACAG TGCCCTGAGTCCTCGACCAAGCAGGACCTCCTGGCCTACCTTCAACGCATCGCTCTCTACTGCCACCAGATCCAGATCACCAGCAAGGTCAAGGCCGACGTCCAGAACATATCCGGCGAGCTCATCGTGAGCGGG aacTCACAAACGCAGTCTGAAAGCGCCCTCGTGGTCTCCGGG TTGGACAGTGCGACCTCCCTCATCCAAGCTGCTAAGAACCTCATGAACGCTGTTGTGTTGACCGTTAAAGCTTCCTACGTGGCCTCGACCAAGTACACGCGACAGGGCACCATCGCG
- the LOC113508873 gene encoding catenin alpha isoform X2, with product MATMTDQYGTTGTLTLKWDPRNLEIRTMSVERTLEPLVLQVTTLVNSKDRDAKKKRPGKSKRASALVATVERATEIFIERGQTIAYENPEITQQMLTAVEEVRKAGAGMSLAAREFSEEPCASSVRSGMVRAARALLSAVTRLLILADMVDVHLLLNKLNTVENDLEQLKAASSQSELAESARQLTRSAAELAAQAARRQRELREPRVRDTLAAARAVLKKHSTMLLTASKVYVRHPELAAAKANRDYVLRAVCSAVDSISCVAKGQPVPVAGGNRPVEGPGELAQALDDFDERMVMEPLSYSELRTRPSLEERLESIISGAALMADSSCTRDERRERIVAECNAVRQALQDLLHEYMANQTGKPEQSAGLERAIENMCRKTRDLRRQLRKAVVDHVSDSFLETNVPLLVLMEAARNGNEKEVEEYALVFTEHANKLVEVANLVCSMSNNEDGVKMVRHAAEHIESLCPQVINSALVLAARSRSRVAQENAAAFARAWEAAVKLLTDAVDDITTIDDFLAVSENHILEDVNKCVVALQEGDPDSLERTAGAIRGRAARVCSVVAQEMDNYEPCIYTKRVLEAVTVLRDQVMSKFGVRVDAAVSALGGGAGAALDENDFIDASRLVYDAVREIRRAVLMNRTSEDLDTDTEFEPVEDMTMETRSRSSAHTGEHGVDEYPDISGITNAREAMRKMTEEDKRKILQQVELFRREKMTFDNEVAKWDDAGNDIIMLAKHMCMIMLEMTDFTRGRGPLKTTMDVINAAKKISEAGTKLDKLTREIAEQCPESSTKQDLLAYLQRIALYCHQIQITSKVKADVQNISGELIVSGLDSATSLIQAAKNLMNAVVLTVKASYVASTKYTRQGTIASPIVVWRMKAPEKKPLIRPEKPEEVRAKVRRGSQKKQPSPIHALAEFQSPAESV from the exons ATGGCGACCATGACGGACCAGTACGGTACAACTGGGACCCTGACCCTCAAGTGGGACCCTCGGAACCTGGAGATCCGCACCATGTCAGTGGAAAGGACCCTGGAGCCGCTCGTGCTGCAGGTCACCACGCTGGTGAACAGCAAGGATCGGGACGCTAAGAAGAAGAGGC CCGGCAAGTCCAAGCGCGCGAGTGCCCTCGTAGCTACGGTGGAGCGAGCTACGGAGATCTTCATCGAACGCGGTCAGACCATCGCCTACGAGAACCCGGAGATCACACAACAGATGCTCACGGCTGTAGAGGAAGTCAGGAAGGCGG GCGCGGGCATGTCCCTGGCCGCGCGCGAGTTCTCCGAGGAGCCCTGCGCGTCGTCCGTCCGCTCGGGCATGGTGcgggccgcgcgcgcgctgctgTCCGCCGTCACCAGGCTGCTCATCCTCGCGGACATGGTGGACGTGCATCTGCTGCTCAACAAGCTCAACACGGTCGAGAACGACCTGGAGCAGCTGAAGGCGGCGTCCTCGCAGTCGGAGCTGGCGGAGTCCGCCCGCCAGCTGACGCGCTCCGCCGCGGAGCTGGCGGCGCAGGCGGCGCGGCGCCAGCGCGAGCTGCGCGAGCCGCGCGTGCGGGACACGCTGGCCGCCGCCAGGGCCGTGCTCAAGAAGCACTCCACCATGCTGCTCACGGCCTCCAAG GTGTACGTCCGCCACCCGGAGCTGGCGGCCGCCAAGGCCAACCGCGACTACGTGTTGCGCGCAGTCTGCTCCGCCGTCGACAGCATCTCCTGCGTGGCCAAGGGACAGCCTGTTCCTGTCGCTG GTGGTAATCGTCCCGTGGAAGGTCCCGGGGAGCTCGCACAGGCACTGGATGACTTTGAT GAACGCATGGTGATGGAGCCGCTGTCGTACTCGGAGCTGCGCACGAGACCCTCACTGGAGGAGCGCCTGGAGTCCATCATCTCGGGGGCCGCGCTCATGGCCGACAGCTCCTGCACCAG gGATGAACGTCGCGAACGCATCGTGGCTGAATGTAACGCTGTGAGGCAAGCTCTGCAGGATCTGTTGCACGAGTACATGGCTAAT CAGACCGGCAAACCGGAACAGTCTGCGGGCCTGGAGCGAGCTATAGAGAACATGTGCAGGAAGACCAGGGACCTGCGCAGGCAGCTGAGGAAGGCCGTCGTCGACCACGTGTCCGACAG TTTCTTGGAGACCAACGTTCCCCTGCTGGTGTTGATGGAGGCAGCTCGCAACGGTAACGAGAAAGAAGTAGAAGAATACGCGCTGGTCTTCACCGAACATGCTAATAAACTGGTCGAG GTAGCGAACCTGGTGTGTTCGATGTCTAACAATGAGGATGGCGTTAAGATGGTGCGACACGCCGCCGAACATATCGAGTCGCTGTGTCCGCAG GTGATAAACTCCGCGCTAGTGCTAGCGGCGCGCTCCCGCTCGCGCGTGGCGCAGGAGAACGCGGCCGCCTTCGCGCGCGCCTGGGAGGCCGCCGTCAAGCTGCTCACCGACGCTGTGGACGATATCACCACCATCGATGACTTCCTCGCTGTTAGCG AGAACCACATCCTGGAGGACGTGAACAAGTGCGTGGTGGCGCTGCAGGAGGGCGACCCCGACTCGCTCGAGAGGACCGCCGGCGCCATCCGGGGCAGGGCCGCCAG GGTCTGTTCCGTGGTCGCGCAGGAGATGGACAACTACGAGCCCTGCATCTACACCAAGCGGGTCCTGGAAGCTGTCACCGTGTTGCGAGACCAAG TGATGTCGAAATTCGGTGTCCGCGTCGACGCGGCCGTGTCTGCGCTGGGaggcggcgcaggcgcagctcTCGACGAGAACGACTTCATCGACGCCAGTCGGCTGGTGTACGACGCTGTGAGGGAGATACGCAGGGCTGTGCTCATGAACAGG ACGAGCGAGGACCTCGATACCGACACGGAATTCGAACCCGTCGAAGATATGACCATGGAGACTAGGAGCCGAT CGAGCGCTCACACCGGTGAACATGGTGTTGATGAATACCCGGACATCAGTGGAATTACAAACGCCAGA GAAGCCATGCGTAAGATGACAGAAGAAGACAAACGCAAGATCCTCCAGCAAGTGGAATTGTTCCGAAGGGAGAAGATGACCTTCGACAACGAAGTGGCCAAGTGGGATGATGCTGGCAATGACATCATCATGCTAGCCAAGCATATGTGCATGATCATGCTTGAGATGACTGACTTCACAAG AGGCCGCGGCCCCCTCAAGACCACCATGGATGTCATCAACGCCGCCAAGAAGATCTCCGAGGCTGGCACCAAGCTTGACAAACTGACGAGAGAGATCGCTGAACAG TGCCCTGAGTCCTCGACCAAGCAGGACCTCCTGGCCTACCTTCAACGCATCGCTCTCTACTGCCACCAGATCCAGATCACCAGCAAGGTCAAGGCCGACGTCCAGAACATATCCGGCGAGCTCATCGTGAGCGGG TTGGACAGTGCGACCTCCCTCATCCAAGCTGCTAAGAACCTCATGAACGCTGTTGTGTTGACCGTTAAAGCTTCCTACGTGGCCTCGACCAAGTACACGCGACAGGGCACCATCGCG
- the LOC113508873 gene encoding catenin alpha isoform X4, whose product MATMTDQYGTTGTLTLKWDPRNLEIRTMSVERTLEPLVLQVTTLVNSKDRDAKKKRPGKSKRASALVATVERATEIFIERGQTIAYENPEITQQMLTAVEEVRKAGAGMSLAAREFSEEPCASSVRSGMVRAARALLSAVTRLLILADMVDVHLLLNKLNTVENDLEQLKAASSQSELAESARQLTRSAAELAAQAARRQRELREPRVRDTLAAARAVLKKHSTMLLTASKVYVRHPELAAAKANRDYVLRAVCSAVDSISCVAKGQPVPVAGGNRPVEGPGELAQALDDFDERMVMEPLSYSELRTRPSLEERLESIISGAALMADSSCTRDERRERIVAECNAVRQALQDLLHEYMANQTGKPEQSAGLERAIENMCRKTRDLRRQLRKAVVDHVSDSFLETNVPLLVLMEAARNGNEKEVEEYALVFTEHANKLVEVANLVCSMSNNEDGVKMVRHAAEHIESLCPQVINSALVLAARSRSRVAQENAAAFARAWEAAVKLLTDAVDDITTIDDFLAVSENHILEDVNKCVVALQEGDPDSLERTAGAIRGRAARVCSVVAQEMDNYEPCIYTKRVLEAVTVLRDQVMSKFGVRVDAAVSALGGGAGAALDENDFIDASRLVYDAVREIRRAVLMNRDEEELDPEDVELDEHYTLETRSKSSAHTGEHGVDEYPDISGITNAREAMRKMTEEDKRKILQQVELFRREKMTFDNEVAKWDDAGNDIIMLAKHMCMIMLEMTDFTRGRGPLKTTMDVINAAKKISEAGTKLDKLTREIAEQCPESSTKQDLLAYLQRIALYCHQIQITSKVKADVQNISGELIVSGLDSATSLIQAAKNLMNAVVLTVKASYVASTKYTRQGTIASPIVVWRMKAPEKKPLIRPEKPEEVRAKVRRGSQKKQPSPIHALAEFQSPAESV is encoded by the exons ATGGCGACCATGACGGACCAGTACGGTACAACTGGGACCCTGACCCTCAAGTGGGACCCTCGGAACCTGGAGATCCGCACCATGTCAGTGGAAAGGACCCTGGAGCCGCTCGTGCTGCAGGTCACCACGCTGGTGAACAGCAAGGATCGGGACGCTAAGAAGAAGAGGC CCGGCAAGTCCAAGCGCGCGAGTGCCCTCGTAGCTACGGTGGAGCGAGCTACGGAGATCTTCATCGAACGCGGTCAGACCATCGCCTACGAGAACCCGGAGATCACACAACAGATGCTCACGGCTGTAGAGGAAGTCAGGAAGGCGG GCGCGGGCATGTCCCTGGCCGCGCGCGAGTTCTCCGAGGAGCCCTGCGCGTCGTCCGTCCGCTCGGGCATGGTGcgggccgcgcgcgcgctgctgTCCGCCGTCACCAGGCTGCTCATCCTCGCGGACATGGTGGACGTGCATCTGCTGCTCAACAAGCTCAACACGGTCGAGAACGACCTGGAGCAGCTGAAGGCGGCGTCCTCGCAGTCGGAGCTGGCGGAGTCCGCCCGCCAGCTGACGCGCTCCGCCGCGGAGCTGGCGGCGCAGGCGGCGCGGCGCCAGCGCGAGCTGCGCGAGCCGCGCGTGCGGGACACGCTGGCCGCCGCCAGGGCCGTGCTCAAGAAGCACTCCACCATGCTGCTCACGGCCTCCAAG GTGTACGTCCGCCACCCGGAGCTGGCGGCCGCCAAGGCCAACCGCGACTACGTGTTGCGCGCAGTCTGCTCCGCCGTCGACAGCATCTCCTGCGTGGCCAAGGGACAGCCTGTTCCTGTCGCTG GTGGTAATCGTCCCGTGGAAGGTCCCGGGGAGCTCGCACAGGCACTGGATGACTTTGAT GAACGCATGGTGATGGAGCCGCTGTCGTACTCGGAGCTGCGCACGAGACCCTCACTGGAGGAGCGCCTGGAGTCCATCATCTCGGGGGCCGCGCTCATGGCCGACAGCTCCTGCACCAG gGATGAACGTCGCGAACGCATCGTGGCTGAATGTAACGCTGTGAGGCAAGCTCTGCAGGATCTGTTGCACGAGTACATGGCTAAT CAGACCGGCAAACCGGAACAGTCTGCGGGCCTGGAGCGAGCTATAGAGAACATGTGCAGGAAGACCAGGGACCTGCGCAGGCAGCTGAGGAAGGCCGTCGTCGACCACGTGTCCGACAG TTTCTTGGAGACCAACGTTCCCCTGCTGGTGTTGATGGAGGCAGCTCGCAACGGTAACGAGAAAGAAGTAGAAGAATACGCGCTGGTCTTCACCGAACATGCTAATAAACTGGTCGAG GTAGCGAACCTGGTGTGTTCGATGTCTAACAATGAGGATGGCGTTAAGATGGTGCGACACGCCGCCGAACATATCGAGTCGCTGTGTCCGCAG GTGATAAACTCCGCGCTAGTGCTAGCGGCGCGCTCCCGCTCGCGCGTGGCGCAGGAGAACGCGGCCGCCTTCGCGCGCGCCTGGGAGGCCGCCGTCAAGCTGCTCACCGACGCTGTGGACGATATCACCACCATCGATGACTTCCTCGCTGTTAGCG AGAACCACATCCTGGAGGACGTGAACAAGTGCGTGGTGGCGCTGCAGGAGGGCGACCCCGACTCGCTCGAGAGGACCGCCGGCGCCATCCGGGGCAGGGCCGCCAG GGTCTGTTCCGTGGTCGCGCAGGAGATGGACAACTACGAGCCCTGCATCTACACCAAGCGGGTCCTGGAAGCTGTCACCGTGTTGCGAGACCAAG TGATGTCGAAATTCGGTGTCCGCGTCGACGCGGCCGTGTCTGCGCTGGGaggcggcgcaggcgcagctcTCGACGAGAACGACTTCATCGACGCCAGTCGGCTGGTGTACGACGCTGTGAGGGAGATACGCAGGGCTGTGCTCATGAACAGG GACGAGGAGGAATTAGACCCGGAGGATGTTGAACTGGACGAGCACTACACGCTGGAGACACGCAGCAAAT CGAGCGCTCACACCGGTGAACATGGTGTTGATGAATACCCGGACATCAGTGGAATTACAAACGCCAGA GAAGCCATGCGTAAGATGACAGAAGAAGACAAACGCAAGATCCTCCAGCAAGTGGAATTGTTCCGAAGGGAGAAGATGACCTTCGACAACGAAGTGGCCAAGTGGGATGATGCTGGCAATGACATCATCATGCTAGCCAAGCATATGTGCATGATCATGCTTGAGATGACTGACTTCACAAG AGGCCGCGGCCCCCTCAAGACCACCATGGATGTCATCAACGCCGCCAAGAAGATCTCCGAGGCTGGCACCAAGCTTGACAAACTGACGAGAGAGATCGCTGAACAG TGCCCTGAGTCCTCGACCAAGCAGGACCTCCTGGCCTACCTTCAACGCATCGCTCTCTACTGCCACCAGATCCAGATCACCAGCAAGGTCAAGGCCGACGTCCAGAACATATCCGGCGAGCTCATCGTGAGCGGG TTGGACAGTGCGACCTCCCTCATCCAAGCTGCTAAGAACCTCATGAACGCTGTTGTGTTGACCGTTAAAGCTTCCTACGTGGCCTCGACCAAGTACACGCGACAGGGCACCATCGCG